The window CTCGTCGATGGCGGACAGATTGAGACGTTCCCGCAGGATTGGGATCCCAGCGAGATATACGCATCCGAGCCCACGTTCCTTGACGAACCCGGCTACCTCCGCACGCTGCTTTGAGTCGGCTATGGGTCCCATCTCGACAGCCCCAAAGAACCTATCAGCAAAACACGAGGCGAGAGTATCGAGAATGTTCCCTTCTCCGGACGCGAACTGAGGAAACGCCGCTGGGAACACGAGACCTAGTGATATTGAATCATTCCAGGTCGATCGAACCTGGTCAACCACTGAGCACCCTCCCTACACCTCAGGCGCAAGAATCACCTTACCCGCTTTGCCGGTTTTAGCTGTGTCCATAGCCGCATCAACCTCAGACATTTTGAACCTGTGAGTGGTAACGGGCCGCGGATCAACAAGGCCTGACTGAATCAGGGATGCCACCTTGTACCAGGTACCGTACATGACTCTCCCTGTTACTCCGTAGACTCGGAGTTCCTTGTACACAATATCGTCGACCACGTCGATTTCGACGGGTCTTGCCTGGAGCCCGGCGATGGACAGCCTTCCGCCTCGGGTCATGGCCGCGAGCACTTGCCGAAGTGCAGCCGGAGCGCCCGACAGTTCGACGCCCACATCGACACCTACACCACCGGTGATCTCGAAGATGGCCTCCACGGCGTTTGACTCCCTGGGGTTCAGGAGATGGGTCGCTCCAAGCTTCTCCGCGAAGGCCAGTCGCTCTGGACTGACTTCGCACGCAATGACCTTCGCAGCCCCACACGCTCGGGCGACTGCCACCGCATACAACCCTATCGGACCGCAGCCGAATACGGCCACGCTCTTGGCGGAGACATCTTCAGCCAGGACCGCGT is drawn from Bacillota bacterium and contains these coding sequences:
- the tdh gene encoding L-threonine 3-dehydrogenase translates to MVRTMKALVKATPGPGAQLLDVEVPRVKPGHLLVRVLATAICGTDIHIYDWTEWAQKRIKPPMVFGHEFSGEVVEVGEGVTQAAPGDLVAGETHIPCGDCYQCRTGLQHVCQRMAILGVHTPGVFSEYALIPEACAWKLPPGTPPEVGAVYEPFGVATHAVLAEDVSAKSVAVFGCGPIGLYAVAVARACGAAKVIACEVSPERLAFAEKLGATHLLNPRESNAVEAIFEITGGVGVDVGVELSGAPAALRQVLAAMTRGGRLSIAGLQARPVEIDVVDDIVYKELRVYGVTGRVMYGTWYKVASLIQSGLVDPRPVTTHRFKMSEVDAAMDTAKTGKAGKVILAPEV